The sequence CATATTTTCACGAATTGCTGTATCCAGTACTGTTACCGAATTTCCATTGTTCATTCTTAAACTCCATTTTTTTTGATTCGTTAGAGATATGCAAAACTGCAGAAGTTTGTCATTCCGAACGCAGCGCAGCGAAGTGAGGAATCTTTTTTTCCGAGAATAATAATGGATCAACCAGATTTCTCGCTTCGCTCGAAATGACTCTATTTTTGTTTTTCTCGTCCTCGCATTAGTCTCCTGGCCTCTCGCTTCTGGCTTTTGGCGTCTGGCTATTGGCATTTGGCTTCTGGCGAAATGCCAAACGCCAAAAGCGAAGGGCGAAAAGCCAAATGCCAAATGCGAATCACCAAAAGCGTTTTTTCAAACATCCACCCAAACAATCGTCTCCCCACTTTCTTCAATTGCCACAGGCCGAAATCCTTTGCCCTCGAACCAATTCTTAATTTCTTCAATCGACCAGCCGAGCATGACATGCTCCTTGCCCTCCTGTCGATGCAGCGTTGCCACTGCCTGCTGTCCCTGCTCATTCAAATCAGAGATGATTATTTTCCCAGGCGATTTGCACACCCGCAGCATCTCGTTCAGCACCATTTCGGGATGGATGAGATGATGAAACAGCGCCGCTGAGACCACCGCATCGAAGGACTGGGACTCGAATTTCATCTGACGGGCATCCTGCAACTGAAAATCGATGCGATCATCCAGATTGAAATAGATCGCATTCAATCTGGCATAATAAATTTCATCATCAGAAATATCGATGGAGGTGCAGCTTCGGCCCGAGCGGGCAATGGCCAGCGCCAGATGTCCTTTGCCGCAACCCACGTCCAGAATTTTGGCGCCGTTGGAAAGATCGGACAGCAGGCTGGCCATTTTATCCCTGATCGCTGCAATGTCGTAGCCCAGCGACCGATATTGCTCCAATCGAGCCACATATTTGCGGTGGTTATCCTTCAAAATAAAATCTGCCAGCGCCGCTCGCAAGCCCTGAACGCCCAACAGCGAACAGTGCTGCTTGTTCTCAGGAATACCACCGAGCGCAGTGACCACATCGTCATCAGTGATTTTGGTGGCTTCCCTGATCGATTTCCCAATCGCCAGTTCCGACACCACGCTGGTCGTAGAGATCGCTCCCCAGCAGCCGAAGACTTTATATTTGAAATCGACAATGGTTTCGTTTTCAATGCGCAGCCACACTTTGATAAAATCCCCGCAGGTGGGATCGCCGATCCTGGCATAGCCATTGGCATTTGCAATTTCACCCACATTGCGGGGATGGAGAAAGTGATCTAAAATTTTTTGGTTATAAACTGAGTCGGATTGTTCCATAGCTGCTTTGGTTGTATTGATCCATGCTAAGATTCTGAAACTTCACATGGATTAAGATATTTGCCCAACGGATTGAAACAACCCAACGGATGATTTTCCCACGGATGATAAAACCGACGCTGATTTTTTTATTCAGATCTCGGCCATCAATAATCCGTTGGGTTCATTCATCCGTTGGGATAATGACTTTATCTTTTATTTCAATGCCCAACGGATTGAAACAACCCAACGAATAATTTTCCCACGGATGATAAAACCGCCGCTGATTTTTTTCTGCTCTTAGCCAGCAAAAATCCGTTGGGTTCATTAATCAGTTGGGGCGATGCTTTTGGTTTTTTGGTTTTTAGAATTTAATGAGAGATCCGATTTTAATTCTGGTTAATCAAATTCACAATATCCAGCGGTCTCATCCCATACTGGTCTGCCAGCGCCTTCAGTAGATCATCCTTCGTTGCCGTCACCCCATTTGCCTCCAGTTTTTTAATGGCGTCATCCACATTCAGATTCAATTCATCGCACACCTGCTGCAGCGTTTTTCTGCCCCAGCCGCTGGTGCCATGTTGCGAGCTGGTTTGCTCGGGCGTCTTGAGCAGCTTATAGATCGCCGCAGGACTGACGCCGTACCGCTTGGCGATGTCGCTGATCTTGTCGCTCGAGGCATCGAATTGCCAGCCCTGTTGGTTCATCTGTCGTTCAAATTTTTCCAGAGGAATATTCAACTGCTCACAAAATTGGGTTACCGTCAGGTCTTCGGCATGGGGGATCGGCGGCTCAGCCTCGGCCCTGGTCGACCAATAATTTTTTATATCATTGTTCCACTTGATAATCGTGGCGAATGGCTGCAGATTATAAAGCGTTGCCAGGACAATAAAGATCGCCACCACAGCCGCAATGCCCAATTCTAACTTTAGGTTGATTGCCATTTCGGCTTTTTTCTTGATGTACATCCATAAAATTTTCCAATTATAGTACAGATGCAAAATCGCAATGATAAAAAAGACCAGCGACGAGTTGATATGCAGGGCGCCCCAGGTCTCTTTATCCAGCCCCCAGAACGTCCAGTGCGTCCAGTTGGCAACCCTGCCTTGCGGCGGGAAATACAGCACGATCCCCGAAACCAATGAAATCAGAAACGAAAAAAACATCAACAGCGAAGTAAATCCTCGGAATTTGAATTGCAGCTTCATTTAAACTCCTGTCCTTATTTTATTCATTAGTTCCCCCCCTTTGAAGGGGGGACAGGGGGGATGTTCATAAATTGCTTCTAAATCTCGTTAATGATCTCAAAGCATCAACCCCATCCCCTACCTTTTCATGCTCAATTGCTTGATCCCAT comes from candidate division KSB1 bacterium and encodes:
- a CDS encoding DUF4405 domain-containing protein, with translation MKLQFKFRGFTSLLMFFSFLISLVSGIVLYFPPQGRVANWTHWTFWGLDKETWGALHINSSLVFFIIAILHLYYNWKILWMYIKKKAEMAINLKLELGIAAVVAIFIVLATLYNLQPFATIIKWNNDIKNYWSTRAEAEPPIPHAEDLTVTQFCEQLNIPLEKFERQMNQQGWQFDASSDKISDIAKRYGVSPAAIYKLLKTPEQTSSQHGTSGWGRKTLQQVCDELNLNVDDAIKKLEANGVTATKDDLLKALADQYGMRPLDIVNLINQN
- a CDS encoding iron-sulfur cluster assembly scaffold protein; translated protein: MEQSDSVYNQKILDHFLHPRNVGEIANANGYARIGDPTCGDFIKVWLRIENETIVDFKYKVFGCWGAISTTSVVSELAIGKSIREATKITDDDVVTALGGIPENKQHCSLLGVQGLRAALADFILKDNHRKYVARLEQYRSLGYDIAAIRDKMASLLSDLSNGAKILDVGCGKGHLALAIARSGRSCTSIDISDDEIYYARLNAIYFNLDDRIDFQLQDARQMKFESQSFDAVVSAALFHHLIHPEMVLNEMLRVCKSPGKIIISDLNEQGQQAVATLHRQEGKEHVMLGWSIEEIKNWFEGKGFRPVAIEESGETIVWVDV